In one Arthrobacter jinronghuae genomic region, the following are encoded:
- a CDS encoding V-type ATP synthase subunit D: MSGFRSGGSRAERSEVQRRLATARRGAELLDRKQRILQAAIDGLQERADAGARAWETSARTAAVWLQRSTGLDGADRLLEASPPDPAVAVVQWGGAMGISYPESASCTVPASPPAGGSSALAFAASAHRAALEAAVAAAAGQRALLLVSEELAATRTRQRAVENRWIPRLEEQLAAIERRIAEQELEESLRLRWAAGLM; encoded by the coding sequence ATGAGCGGGTTCCGGTCCGGCGGCAGCCGCGCCGAGCGGTCCGAGGTGCAGCGGCGGCTCGCCACGGCCCGGCGCGGGGCCGAGCTGCTGGACCGGAAGCAGCGCATCCTGCAGGCCGCCATCGACGGGCTGCAGGAACGCGCTGATGCGGGGGCCCGTGCCTGGGAAACCAGCGCCCGGACGGCTGCGGTGTGGCTGCAGCGCAGTACCGGTCTGGATGGTGCGGACCGGCTGCTGGAGGCCTCGCCGCCGGACCCCGCGGTCGCCGTCGTGCAGTGGGGCGGAGCGATGGGCATCTCGTATCCCGAGTCCGCATCCTGCACGGTCCCGGCGTCGCCGCCGGCCGGCGGCAGTTCCGCCCTTGCCTTCGCGGCGTCGGCGCACCGGGCAGCCTTGGAAGCGGCCGTGGCTGCGGCGGCCGGGCAGCGGGCGCTGCTGCTGGTGTCGGAGGAACTCGCTGCCACCCGGACGCGGCAGCGGGCGGTGGAGAACCGGTGGATCCCCCGGCTGGAGGAACAGTTGGCGGCCATTGAACGCCGGATCGCCGAGCAGGAACTGGAGGAGAGCCTGCGGCTGCGCTGGGCAGCCGGGCTGATGTGA
- a CDS encoding V-type ATP synthase subunit B: MASGNRARVGHSDVRELRGPLLVLGDTEGVGWDEFATVDVDGGPQRHGLVLEIDGDETTLQVLEGTEGIALGGVEVRFQGRPLAVPVGTGWLGRVCNGRGEPLDGGPPVTADDTSPVGGWPLNPVFREPPQDPVITGISVVDALTTLVRGQKLPIFSIPGLPHLTLATQIAAQATASSGRAFRVVFAAMGMTHADIAYVRDRLEERSAAGELVLLLNAADDPVIERILTPRIALTIAESLAYDDGSDVLVVMSDMTSYAEAVREVSAARREIPARRGYPGYLYSDLATLYERCGRVRGREGSVTIVPVLTMPAGDITHPVPDLTGYITEGQVVLDGDIDARGIYPPVDVLSSLSRLMRSGAGRGRTREDHLDVAAQILSAMARARSASELAELVGAAALSETDKAYIEFRTVVEKELLNQGRDELRTLEQTLDLAWQALSLLPRRELTMLSAEFLDRYLPGAGGATP, from the coding sequence ATGGCTAGCGGCAACCGGGCCCGGGTGGGCCACAGTGATGTGCGTGAGCTGCGCGGACCGCTGCTGGTTCTCGGCGACACGGAGGGCGTGGGCTGGGACGAGTTCGCGACCGTCGACGTCGACGGCGGTCCCCAGCGGCACGGGCTGGTGCTGGAGATTGACGGTGACGAAACCACCCTGCAGGTACTCGAAGGCACCGAGGGTATTGCACTGGGAGGAGTGGAGGTCCGGTTCCAGGGCCGGCCGCTGGCGGTCCCGGTAGGCACCGGCTGGCTCGGCCGGGTATGCAACGGGCGGGGGGAACCGCTCGACGGCGGCCCGCCGGTCACCGCGGACGATACTTCCCCGGTGGGCGGCTGGCCGCTGAACCCCGTCTTCCGGGAGCCGCCGCAGGACCCGGTGATCACCGGCATCTCCGTGGTGGATGCCCTCACCACTCTGGTCCGCGGACAGAAGCTGCCCATCTTCTCCATCCCCGGGCTGCCGCACCTCACCCTGGCCACGCAGATCGCCGCGCAGGCGACCGCGTCCTCCGGGCGGGCCTTCCGGGTGGTGTTCGCCGCCATGGGGATGACCCATGCCGATATCGCCTATGTCCGCGACCGGCTGGAGGAACGCTCCGCCGCCGGTGAACTGGTCCTGCTGCTGAACGCGGCCGACGATCCGGTGATTGAACGCATCCTGACCCCGCGCATCGCCCTGACCATCGCCGAGTCCCTGGCCTACGACGACGGTTCCGATGTGCTGGTGGTGATGTCGGATATGACCAGCTACGCCGAGGCAGTACGCGAAGTGTCCGCTGCCCGCCGGGAGATCCCCGCCCGGCGCGGCTACCCGGGTTATCTCTACAGCGACCTGGCCACCCTGTACGAACGCTGCGGACGGGTCCGCGGCCGGGAGGGCTCGGTGACCATTGTCCCGGTGCTGACCATGCCCGCCGGGGACATCACCCACCCGGTGCCGGACCTGACCGGCTACATTACCGAGGGGCAGGTGGTGCTCGACGGCGACATCGACGCCCGCGGCATCTACCCCCCGGTGGATGTGCTCTCTTCGCTGTCCCGGCTGATGCGCAGCGGCGCCGGGCGGGGACGCACCCGCGAGGACCACCTCGACGTCGCCGCGCAGATCCTGTCCGCCATGGCCCGCGCCCGGTCCGCCTCGGAACTGGCCGAACTGGTGGGAGCGGCCGCGCTGAGCGAAACCGACAAGGCCTACATCGAGTTCCGCACCGTGGTGGAGAAGGAGCTGCTCAACCAGGGGCGGGACGAGCTGCGCACCCTGGAACAGACACTGGATCTGGCCTGGCAGGCGCTGTCCCTGCTGCCGCGGCGGGAACTGACCATGCTGTCCGCCGAGTTCCTGGACCGGTACCTTCCCGGGGCGGGCGGCGCGACGCCATGA
- a CDS encoding V-type ATP synthase subunit A, translating into MGRRVRTPDPAESAGDGRITRVSGPLVEISGLPGLSMLEVVNIGPDGIAAQAIAINGDEATLQAYEYTGGLKAGDRAERTGHQLAGLLGPGLLGTVFDGLLRPLSSAPLWLTQERQSSAEDPAVLETRWEFAPSVAVGETVQAGQILGTVPGVGTIEFRVLAPPSVSGEVSWLAEGKVRPLDPVARIGGVEVPLAQRWPVHSPRPFGERITDVVPLQTGQRVLDLLFPVPRGAAAAVPGGFGTGKTLTLQQIAKWSDADVIVYVGCGERGNEMADVLDGLSGLDDPRTGGKLIDRTVIIANTSNMPMMAREASIATGVTVAEFFRDMGYDAVVIADSTSRWAEALREFANRNGDLPAEEGYPASLASELAAFYERAARVRTLGGATASVTVIGAVSPPGGDMSEPVTTGTQRFVRTLWLLDRDLAYSRHYPAVSWRGSFSRDAESLGRWYSAHGDPQWAQRRAQASLLLSEADRLTALAEIIGASSLPGHEQMVLLGGRLIRDGVLLQNALSPNDGYSSEEKGAALLQAVLDVVETCQTLVARGVPPADVDRYDFSPILRLREDTGPTDAAGVQERGRAFVRRLTETLDQPSTGEAHG; encoded by the coding sequence ATGGGACGACGCGTGAGGACTCCGGACCCGGCAGAATCAGCAGGCGACGGCCGGATCACCCGGGTGAGCGGACCGCTGGTGGAAATCAGCGGACTGCCTGGGTTGTCCATGCTGGAGGTGGTCAATATCGGCCCGGACGGCATTGCCGCGCAGGCCATCGCCATCAACGGCGACGAAGCCACCCTGCAGGCGTATGAATACACCGGCGGGTTGAAGGCCGGCGACCGTGCCGAACGGACCGGCCATCAGCTGGCCGGGCTGCTGGGTCCGGGACTGCTGGGCACGGTCTTCGACGGGCTGCTGCGCCCCTTGTCTTCGGCGCCCCTGTGGCTGACGCAGGAGCGGCAGAGTTCCGCGGAAGACCCGGCAGTGCTGGAAACCCGGTGGGAGTTCGCGCCGTCGGTAGCCGTCGGCGAGACGGTGCAGGCCGGCCAGATATTGGGCACCGTGCCCGGAGTGGGGACGATCGAGTTCCGGGTGCTGGCGCCGCCGTCGGTCTCCGGGGAGGTGAGCTGGCTGGCCGAAGGCAAGGTCCGGCCGTTGGATCCCGTGGCCCGGATCGGCGGAGTGGAGGTGCCGCTGGCGCAGCGCTGGCCGGTGCATAGCCCCCGGCCTTTCGGCGAGCGCATCACCGATGTGGTTCCGCTGCAGACCGGGCAGCGGGTGCTGGACCTGCTCTTCCCGGTGCCCCGCGGCGCGGCAGCCGCGGTACCCGGGGGCTTCGGCACCGGAAAGACCCTCACCCTGCAGCAGATTGCCAAGTGGTCGGACGCGGATGTGATTGTCTATGTGGGCTGCGGCGAGCGCGGCAACGAGATGGCGGACGTGCTGGACGGGCTTTCCGGGCTGGACGATCCCCGTACCGGCGGGAAGCTGATTGACCGGACCGTCATCATCGCCAATACCTCCAACATGCCCATGATGGCCCGGGAAGCATCCATCGCCACCGGCGTCACCGTGGCCGAGTTCTTCCGGGACATGGGCTACGACGCCGTCGTGATTGCCGATTCCACCTCCCGCTGGGCCGAGGCGCTGCGCGAGTTCGCCAACCGCAACGGCGACCTCCCTGCCGAGGAAGGGTATCCGGCCTCCCTTGCTAGCGAACTCGCGGCGTTCTATGAGCGGGCCGCGCGGGTACGCACGTTGGGCGGGGCGACGGCGTCGGTCACTGTGATCGGGGCGGTCTCCCCTCCCGGCGGGGACATGAGCGAACCGGTGACCACCGGCACCCAGCGCTTTGTCCGCACGCTGTGGCTGTTGGACCGGGACCTCGCCTACTCCCGGCATTACCCTGCCGTCAGCTGGCGCGGCTCCTTCTCCCGGGATGCCGAGTCACTGGGCCGCTGGTACTCCGCCCATGGGGATCCGCAGTGGGCGCAGCGCCGGGCGCAGGCTTCCCTACTCCTCTCGGAAGCTGACCGGCTGACCGCCCTGGCGGAAATCATCGGTGCTTCCTCCCTCCCCGGGCATGAACAGATGGTCCTCCTCGGCGGGCGGCTGATCCGCGACGGGGTGCTGCTGCAGAACGCGCTCAGCCCCAATGACGGCTACAGCTCCGAGGAAAAGGGTGCCGCCCTGCTGCAGGCGGTGCTGGACGTGGTGGAGACCTGCCAGACCCTGGTGGCCCGCGGAGTGCCGCCGGCCGACGTCGACCGCTATGACTTCTCCCCCATCCTGCGGCTGCGTGAGGACACCGGGCCCACAGATGCCGCCGGCGTGCAGGAGCGCGGGCGGGCCTTCGTGCGGCGGCTTACCGAGACACTGGACCAGCCATCGACGGGAGAAGCCCATGGCTAG
- a CDS encoding V-type ATP synthase subunit E family protein, giving the protein MTRLPQGAEAALDPVRQALRRNAETEAARLDAEARQQAADLLGRAQAEADAIHRTAQREGAEAARADAAASSARARREARRTVLAEQEHLRSLLAEQVQEQVHEVRRDPRYPQILRRLTAQADRVLGPMASVTESYKGGVIGTAGSRRLDLSLPTLADQALEDHAGEVRRLWDDA; this is encoded by the coding sequence ATGACCCGGCTGCCGCAGGGCGCGGAGGCAGCCCTGGACCCGGTGCGACAGGCACTGCGTCGGAACGCCGAAACGGAAGCTGCCCGGTTGGACGCCGAGGCCAGGCAACAGGCGGCGGATCTGCTCGGCCGGGCCCAGGCGGAGGCGGACGCTATCCACCGAACCGCGCAGCGCGAGGGGGCCGAAGCCGCCAGGGCCGACGCCGCTGCCTCCTCCGCACGCGCCCGCCGGGAGGCACGCCGGACGGTGCTGGCTGAACAGGAACACCTGCGGTCGCTGCTGGCCGAACAGGTGCAGGAGCAGGTGCATGAAGTCCGGAGGGACCCGCGCTACCCGCAGATCCTGCGGCGGCTGACCGCGCAGGCGGACCGCGTTCTCGGACCCATGGCTTCCGTGACCGAGAGCTACAAGGGCGGCGTGATCGGAACGGCGGGCTCACGGCGGCTGGACCTCTCGCTGCCCACCCTGGCCGATCAGGCACTGGAGGACCACGCCGGGGAGGTGCGGCGGTTATGGGACGACGCGTGA